One Trichormus variabilis 0441 genomic window, AAATCCGTTAACTAAAAACCTACATTGATCGCGCATCCTCACACCCTTACGCCCTTAAACTCGTTTCCCTGATCATCTTCCTCAATTTCTTGCCATCCGTGCATGGATGATATGCGCTTGATCGCCCATTCCAAAATCGTTGGTGGTGCTGCGGAAAGGAAAATACTGGGATAAACAGCAGTACCCCAATGAGGATGGACGATTACACAACACTTGTTTTTTAAGACTGGGTAATTAAGTAAAGCTTTGACAACTGCTGTATCATTATGGGGAATCACCCCTGGGCGGGAAAGCAAAGGGTAACCGGTACGAGGATCTATGAGGTCTGCTAGATAACCGCGATCGCGCAAATCAAAAGCTAAATCGCAGCCAAATCTCATAAACTTTTCTCGCAGATGTTCTTTTTCTCTCTCAATTTCTGCTGTGCTTTTCACCAATGGATATTTTGATTGCTGTAAGACAATCACAACCCAAAATAGAGTTTGCTCTTGCCAATCTGGTAATATCCGTTCGCGGTTGGCACAGATATACTGACTGGGGTAATGAATAGAAATTTGAACTGCTTGTCCCTGTTTGCCAACCAAATTAATGGGACGGCTTTGCTCCGCAGTATAAGCTCTGGGATAGTTCACCACATTGATT contains:
- a CDS encoding methylmalonic aciduria and homocystinuria type D protein is translated as MVNYPRAYTAEQSRPINLVGKQGQAVQISIHYPSQYICANRERILPDWQEQTLFWVVIVLQQSKYPLVKSTAEIEREKEHLREKFMRFGCDLAFDLRDRGYLADLIDPRTGYPLLSRPGVIPHNDTAVVKALLNYPVLKNKCCVIVHPHWGTAVYPSIFLSAAPPTILEWAIKRISSMHGWQEIEEDDQGNEFKGVRV